The DNA segment GTCACCGGCAGCAGTGACTCGGATGCCGCTCGGTCGACGgtgtcctcctcttcctcatcctcatcctcgTCATCATCCTCCTCGTCCTCGCTGAGGTCCCTtgggcgcggcggggggcgcgggtAGGGCTGGCAGGAGAGACGCAGCACCAGCAGGCACAGGGTCAGCACCAGCCCGAAGCAGACGCCCAGCACGAAGTAGAGCCCGAAGCTCTCGGGGTGGGctgtggggagagcagagggggtGAGGGACAGGCCCATGCCTGCCACGGGGCCCACGGTGGCCCTGGGGTCCCCGTCGCATCCCTCACCTCGGATGTGCGCGTATGCGGCCATGCTGTTGCTCAGCAGCTCCATGTCCCGCCTGCGGCTCTCCATCCCGTGCCCGCTGCGCTCAGTGTCTCCGGGGGTGGCACGTGCTCGGCATCTGCAGGGGACGGGGGCTGAGCAAGGcgctgctgggggctggagcccccccGGTGTCCACTAGCCCTTTTGGGGCCACACCTGGTGGCCACCGTGGCCCAGAGGCTCCCCACCGAGCTCcggcagggctggtgctggggctgctgtgcccaAGGCCGAGCCCTGCAGGTGCCCGGGCGGAGCCGCCGCGCTCCCACCGCCCCTCCGTCCTTCCTGTGGGACCGGGGCGGATGCGGCTCCTCCAGGACAACGCGGCGTCAAGCGCATCTGCGGCAGCGGGCCAGgccctccatcccctgccccgggcatgggctgtggggctgagctcaGTGCCAGggtcccagcacagctctgcgAGGCTGCCCGTGcccgtgcacacacacacacacacgtgtgcccccagcagcccctacacacacacagacagacagacacacacacacagacagacacatgcacacacacgtgccccccagcagcccctccgTGGCagtgcccccccctccccgtgctgctcccagcccagctccagcctcgGCTGTCTGTGGCGCGGGGGCAAGGACCAGGCACGGTGCAAAGGCcgggggggtgggcagcagcaaaTGCCGCCGAGCCGGGGTTGACCCTGcgccccccccagctcctgccacagccTGGAGCAGGACCGAGGGGCACTGCTGGCCCCCCTGTGTGATGGAAAACCCTCTCGGCGGGGCTGGCCACGGCACAGCCAgaccctgggagctggggggggggatgggggcgCCCTGGGCTGCCTCCTCCCTGACACCCTGTGGGGATGGGGGTACCTGGGCCCTACACTGGGGTGCAGGGGTGAGCACCCACCTCCCCCTACCCAAAGGCCCACCTGGcccccagcagctgagcacccatccctgcagcccctcgcTACCCTCATGATGCTGGTGTGGGGTAAGGTCCCCCTCGGCCGCGGGGTGCTGTGGCCCCCCaaggtgtggggctgggcaAGCGGGCAGGGTGGGAGGCGACGCAGCACCTGGCCCTGGCAGGGGCCGAGCTCATTTCCCAGAAACAGCTCGGCGGAGGGAGgaatgaggaaagaaatgcagaaaatgtgacACATCAGCAGAACCGTCCCCGGACAGTCCAGTGCTGCGGGGCCACTGCACGTCCCACTGCTGGGCAGCCCCTCGCAGCGGGACACCCCAAAACATCAAAACATGGCCAGCTGTGTCCCCAGGAGggtcctgctgccccccccACGGGGCTGCCACACCGCCAGCCCCTGTCCCGGCGAGGGGGCCGGCTGGGAGCAGgacagccctgctgtggggctggaagggcagAGCCCCACCATGGGGCTCCCGGGACCCCCAAGtcctgctggtggcagagctgctggcaggggcaCCGCAGGGCTGGCTCCAGGGCCACGGGGGTGCTCAGCACCCGCAGCTGGGCGCCCACGGCCACGGGCCATGGCAGGCTGGGGGTCcgtggctgcagctgggtgtgAGGGAGCCCGGGGACAGGCGGGTGCTGAGTGCTGGGTGGAAAAGTGCTGAGCCCCCACCGGCAGAGCGGGAGCTGGGTCACGGCGGGCCAGGGCTGCGCTGCAGGAACAGCCCCGGAGCACTCAGCCCCGCGTCCCCAAGGGCCAAGCCCTGCGCCCCTGAGCCCTGCATCCCCGAATCCCGCGTCCCCAAGGACCAAGCTTTGTGCCCCcatgcccccagccccacatccTCAACCGCTGCATCCCCGAGCCCTGACTCTGCATCCCCAGGTCACTGCATCCCCTGCGCCTTCCAGCCCCACGTCCCCACGTCCCGGTTCCCCGACACCATGGCCGAGCACCTCGAGCCAGGGCCGGGGCGCAGACGCGATCCCACCGGGGCTGTCAGGGCTGAAGGGAcggggggtgctggggtcccTCGGGATGCCCCGTCCACCCCACGGtcccctgcatcccccagccccacgccgTGCCTGGGGGCCGGTACTCACCAGGATGCggggtgggaaggcaggagccGCCGCACTTtggctggagggagggaagagggaaaggtCTGTTCAGCATTAACGCTGCAGCAACAGGAAATAGTTCGGAGGCGGCTGGCGGTCAGCGCTCCCCGCCGGAGCCAATGGCAGCCCCGGCCCGACGCCCAGCGGGGCGCGAGGCCGCGGTtcccccgggacccccggcTCAGGCCCTGCTGCGGAGCCGCCCCGGAGCCGGGAGCTCGGGCTgtgggcagcccccagccccatcctgcccgtGCCAGCGCCCACCCGGCAGGGCCAggcctggggctggcagtgtGGGACCCCAGCCCGGCGCGGGGGGCTCGCAGGGCGGTGCGGGCGCTGCggtgggctgcagccccgcACGTGGCACCACAGCGCCGCAGCGCCGGGTGCGTGGGGGCtcctggggcagccccggggagcTGTGGGGACGGGCAGCACCCTGGCCCTGTCGCCGCTTGGCCACGGCACGTACCGCTCGGAAGCAGCAGAGGCGCGGGGCAGAGCCGAGGGCACGGGCAGGGGGCTCTACCCCACCCACATCAGCCCTGGACCTCCAGGACAGAGGCTGCGTCCCACGGCTGGCCCCAGGGGACCACTCCAGGCTGTACCGGGATGACCCggctctgccagggcagctggggccCACAGGGCAACACGGGGCTGCAGGCCCCCCCTGCTGCATCCTCTtgtgtgcccccccccaggCACAACAGCCCCCCAAACCCTTTTCAGacccacccccccatccccgcaGGGTCGCTGCGCGCCGGGCTCTCGGTATGAAGTTTTATTGCCGACATGCAGGAGTAGTTTCGATGTAGtacaaaaataatgtctttatacaaatttttttcctttttttttttcttttttttttttttttctctccttacaATAGGCTCCTTCCCGCAGCACGGCCCCTCTGtccacacccccagccccttctgCCCTCCCCATGCCACcccctcttccagtttaataCAAGTATGATTTACTGGCGATGACTGGTGCACAGGAATACTGGGTATGATATAGCCTTGCAGAGTCCCCAGAATATTGCTTCaactttggggggggggaagggtgtgtgtgtgtgtgtgtgtgtaaaaaaaaaaaaaaatcaggagaacaagacaggagaaaaccagatggagagagcagagcccagctggaagGTCCAAACCCCACGGGtgctcaggggctgggggtccctACTCTGTtgctggtggcacagggggGTGATGGGCACACACTGGGGTGTACTGGGACAGACCCaccatctttaaaataaataaggcTAAGACTTCAGGCTACTGGCTCAGCTGGCTGGGGTTGGTGCAACTGTTCTAGTCTGTATTAGTGTTCACAATTCCCTGCCTGCCCGCTGCCAAGCCGCACGGCTTCGGCGAGTTCGCAGGCAGGATGTAATGCCCGACGCTGCCAAGGAGTTTCAGGTCAATCCCTATGTCCCCACAAAGATGCCCGTAGGTTGGCCCAGGCTAGACTCAGTCTGCTTCCCCAGCCCAAGGCAAGAGAAGGCAACAACATGCTACAAATAGATCAGCTACTTGCTCCCTGCCCACAATCACTGCGGGGGGGTAGAGCTGGCCCCAAAAAGCAGGGCCAGCCCCCACAGccaaagccacagcagcttttcccatCCCTGCTCACACCTTTCCTTGTGTCCAGCCCaaggctggcaggagagggtgatgctggagctgccacggggctgggagcagccaggagcaggcaaAGGTGGCAGCCGGagtgctggtgcctggagcaAGAGCCCTGGCTGGGGTCCTGTGAGCCCTGGGACCTCTGTGTGAGAACAGTTCATCTGGCAAGACAGGCATCCAGTTCACAAAATGAGGCTCAGAAACAATCGTTCCTGTTCTCAGCACAGGCAAACACTCTTCCAGTGGCATTAGGTGACAAACCGGGACATCCTTCTCCCACCGCAGCACCACGCAggggtggcagaggcagccccaggtTTGCATGGCGAGGCTGGGATGGCAAGATAAGCTAGGGAACAAATACAGTAGAGACTTCAGCCAGCCCCTT comes from the Falco rusticolus isolate bFalRus1 chromosome 3, bFalRus1.pri, whole genome shotgun sequence genome and includes:
- the EVA1B gene encoding protein eva-1 homolog B, with amino-acid sequence MESRRRDMELLSNSMAAYAHIRAHPESFGLYFVLGVCFGLVLTLCLLVLRLSCQPYPRPPPRPRDLSEDEEDDDEDEDEEEEDTVDRAASESLLPVTEIPLESHGPGDGALAVNVFASAEELERAQRLEERERIIREIWRNGQPDILGTGTLGRVHYY